A region from the Terriglobales bacterium genome encodes:
- a CDS encoding 2-oxoacid:ferredoxin oxidoreductase subunit beta, translated as MSATSVPETVTHINPVEPFLRMDRMPHIWCPGCGIGTTVNCFTRALIDSKVDLKNVALVSGIGCTGRVAGYVKLDSFHTTHGRAIPFATGLKLANPKLNVVVYSGDGDLFAIGGNHLIHAARRNVDIKVICVNNLIYAMTGGQTAPTTPGNVITATAPYGSFDPAFNLPALVEAAGAVYVARWTTFHVRQIARSMQEMFAKKGFGFIEVLSPCPTLYQRRNKLGDGLDTMKYYKEKSKIRNGAPTSECALSKQGEIVVGKFVDKEKPDYIELMRQHLAQACPEYTDWYAVEEQRAEEAQDGGCSEQ; from the coding sequence ATGAGCGCGACCTCGGTCCCTGAAACCGTCACCCACATCAACCCGGTCGAGCCCTTCCTGCGCATGGACCGGATGCCCCACATCTGGTGCCCGGGCTGCGGCATCGGCACCACCGTCAACTGCTTCACCCGCGCCCTCATCGACTCCAAGGTGGACCTGAAGAACGTGGCCCTGGTGAGCGGCATCGGCTGCACCGGCCGGGTCGCCGGCTACGTGAAGCTGGACTCGTTCCATACCACTCACGGCCGCGCCATCCCCTTCGCCACCGGCTTGAAGCTGGCGAATCCCAAGCTCAACGTGGTGGTGTACTCGGGCGACGGCGACTTGTTCGCCATCGGCGGCAATCACCTCATTCACGCCGCCCGCCGCAACGTGGACATCAAGGTCATCTGCGTCAACAACCTGATCTACGCCATGACCGGCGGCCAGACCGCTCCCACCACTCCGGGCAATGTCATCACCGCCACGGCGCCCTACGGCAGCTTCGATCCCGCCTTCAATCTTCCCGCGCTGGTCGAAGCCGCGGGCGCGGTCTACGTCGCCCGCTGGACCACCTTCCACGTCCGGCAGATCGCCCGCTCCATGCAGGAGATGTTCGCCAAGAAGGGCTTCGGCTTCATCGAGGTCCTCTCCCCCTGCCCGACGCTCTACCAGCGCCGCAACAAGCTGGGCGACGGCCTCGACACCATGAAGTACTACAAGGAGAAGTCGAAGATCCGCAACGGAGCCCCCACCAGCGAATGCGCCCTGAGCAAGCAGGGCGAGATCGTGGTCGGCAAGTTCGTGGACAAGGAAAAGCCCGACTACATCGAGCTCATGCGCCAGCACCTGGCGCAGGCCTGCCCCGAATACACCGACTGGTATGCCGTGGAGGAGCAAAGGGCCGAAGAAGCCCAGGACGGAGGTTGCAGCGAACAATGA
- a CDS encoding 2-oxoacid:acceptor oxidoreductase subunit alpha — MHADPKGVLTGVHFLDGDHACCEGALAAGARFAAGYPITPSTEVVERFAMRVPTVGGVFIQLEDELAASIAIQGAVWGGAKAFTVTSGPGFSLMMEHIGYAAMTETPVVFVDVQRGGPSTGLPTLPAQSDMMQCRWGSHGDYEIIALCPNSPQEAFDLTIKAFNFAEQYRVPVMVMLDECVGHMTEKVVIPDAAKIEVLPRRKAKPNGEYLPYRTNGDGVPEMAHAGEGYKFHMTGLTHDERGYPAMTVKAQDKLVKRLQSKILNAVDKITLFEASDLEGADAVVVSYGITSRVAQRAIELAHAQGLKVGKFRLITAWPFPERNIAAIAQKTKAIVVPELNLGQMSREVERAAHGACKVVHVPHAGGGVHDPNQILKSIEEAIR; from the coding sequence ATGCACGCTGATCCCAAAGGTGTCCTGACCGGCGTCCATTTCCTCGACGGCGACCACGCCTGCTGTGAAGGCGCTCTGGCCGCCGGCGCCCGCTTTGCCGCCGGCTATCCCATCACGCCCTCCACCGAGGTGGTCGAGCGCTTCGCCATGCGCGTCCCGACCGTGGGCGGCGTCTTCATCCAATTGGAAGACGAACTGGCCGCCTCCATCGCCATCCAGGGCGCGGTCTGGGGCGGCGCCAAGGCTTTTACCGTCACCTCTGGCCCCGGCTTCTCCCTCATGATGGAGCACATCGGCTACGCCGCCATGACCGAGACCCCGGTGGTGTTCGTGGACGTGCAGCGCGGAGGCCCTTCCACCGGCCTGCCCACCCTCCCGGCGCAGTCCGACATGATGCAGTGCCGCTGGGGCTCGCACGGCGATTACGAGATCATTGCACTCTGCCCTAATTCTCCCCAGGAAGCTTTCGACCTCACCATCAAGGCCTTTAATTTCGCCGAGCAGTATCGCGTCCCCGTCATGGTGATGCTCGACGAGTGCGTCGGCCACATGACCGAGAAAGTGGTGATCCCCGACGCCGCCAAGATCGAGGTCCTGCCCCGGCGCAAAGCGAAGCCCAATGGCGAGTATCTGCCCTACCGGACCAATGGCGACGGGGTCCCCGAGATGGCCCACGCCGGCGAAGGCTACAAGTTCCACATGACCGGTCTTACTCATGACGAGCGCGGCTATCCCGCCATGACCGTCAAGGCGCAGGACAAGCTGGTCAAGCGCCTGCAGAGCAAGATCCTGAACGCCGTGGACAAGATCACCCTGTTCGAAGCCTCCGACCTCGAGGGCGCCGACGCCGTTGTGGTCAGCTACGGCATCACCTCGCGCGTGGCCCAGCGCGCCATCGAACTGGCCCATGCCCAGGGGCTGAAGGTCGGCAAGTTCCGCCTGATTACCGCCTGGCCCTTCCCCGAGCGCAACATCGCGGCCATCGCGCAGAAGACCAAGGCCATCGTCGTCCCCGAGCTGAACCTGGGGCAGATGTCGCGCGAGGTGGAGCGCGCCGCCCACGGCGCTTGCAAGGTCGTGCACGTCCCCCACGCCGGCGGCGGCGTCCACGATCCCAACCAGATCCTGAAGTCCATCGAGGAGGCCATCCGATGA
- a CDS encoding CBS domain-containing protein yields the protein MRVNDVMTRNPAVCTATSSAQTAADLMKKHNTGMIPVVDDAYSRTLVGVVTDRDLCLAVVAAAREPMQVWVRDCMTPDPVFCAPEDKVEVALAVMQKHQVRRVPVVDVHKTVHGVVSIGDLVRHNAVGNGELFSALKKIFAPKTRAAKKAA from the coding sequence ATGCGCGTGAACGACGTGATGACCCGGAACCCGGCGGTGTGCACGGCCACCAGTTCGGCGCAGACCGCGGCCGATCTGATGAAGAAGCACAACACCGGCATGATCCCGGTGGTGGACGACGCCTACAGCCGGACCCTGGTGGGCGTGGTGACCGACCGCGACCTGTGCCTGGCGGTGGTGGCCGCAGCCCGGGAGCCGATGCAGGTGTGGGTGCGGGATTGCATGACCCCCGACCCGGTCTTCTGCGCGCCCGAGGACAAGGTGGAGGTGGCGCTGGCCGTGATGCAGAAGCACCAGGTGCGGCGGGTGCCGGTGGTGGACGTGCACAAGACGGTGCACGGAGTGGTGTCGATCGGCGACCTGGTGCGGCATAACGCGGTCGGCAACGGGGAGCTGTTCAGCGCGCTGAAGAAGATCTTCGCGCCCAAGACGCGAGCAGCGAAGAAAGCGGCGTAA
- a CDS encoding 2-oxoacid:acceptor oxidoreductase family protein translates to MKLTEIRLAGFGGQGVILSAIVIGKAASINQGGYATMTQSFGPEARGGACAAQVILDKEPILYPYVTQPDILVIMSQEAYTKFAGEVKDGGILIVEQDLVRVDNVKPGVRLFSVPATRLAEELGKRMVLNIVMVGFFAAVTRLLDPKALRDAVLDSVPPSFRELNAKAFDKGFEYGVSCGQLSKEEEETVRTVRFVDGVH, encoded by the coding sequence ATGAAACTCACTGAGATCCGCCTCGCCGGCTTCGGAGGACAGGGCGTCATCCTCTCCGCCATCGTCATCGGCAAGGCCGCCAGCATCAACCAGGGCGGCTACGCAACCATGACCCAGAGCTTCGGTCCCGAGGCCCGCGGCGGCGCCTGCGCCGCCCAGGTCATCCTGGACAAGGAGCCCATCCTCTATCCCTACGTCACCCAGCCCGACATCCTGGTCATCATGTCGCAGGAGGCTTACACCAAGTTCGCCGGCGAGGTCAAAGATGGCGGCATCCTGATCGTGGAGCAGGACCTGGTGCGCGTGGACAACGTCAAGCCCGGCGTCCGCCTGTTCAGCGTGCCCGCCACGCGGCTGGCCGAGGAGCTGGGCAAGCGCATGGTGCTGAACATCGTGATGGTCGGCTTCTTCGCCGCCGTCACCCGCCTGCTCGACCCCAAGGCGCTGCGCGACGCGGTGCTCGATTCCGTGCCGCCCAGCTTCCGCGAGCTGAACGCCAAGGCCTTCGACAAGGGCTTCGAGTACGGCGTCAGCTGCGGCCAGTTGAGCAAGGAAGAAGAGGAGACCGTACGCACCGTCCGCTTCGTGGACGGCGTGCATTGA
- a CDS encoding 4Fe-4S binding protein, whose product MAKGTVSIVVERCKACGFCVEFCPTKVLALSSAFNSKGYHPPILVTPEKCSGCDLCGMYCPDFAIHGYKTDAKEAGSDAR is encoded by the coding sequence ATGGCCAAAGGTACGGTCTCCATCGTGGTGGAGCGCTGCAAGGCGTGCGGTTTCTGCGTCGAGTTCTGTCCCACCAAGGTGCTGGCTCTTTCCTCCGCGTTCAATTCCAAGGGATATCACCCGCCCATCCTGGTCACCCCCGAGAAGTGCAGCGGCTGCGACCTGTGCGGCATGTACTGCCCGGATTTCGCCATCCATGGCTACAAGACTGACGCAAAGGAGGCCGGCTCCGATGCACGCTGA